TATTCGTGTATGCCCAATGGGTCTGTGACACATCCTTAAAAGTTGCCGCTAGTGTGTTTACTGTACTTAATACTAAAACCCCCACAAGCACAACTGCTTTTGTGATCATTTTCTTATTCATTTTGTCTAACCCCTCCTTAGTCTCCTTATGAATCTATACCTTGTCCATCATATAATCTATTTTATGATAAATTGGGATAAAATACAACTTATTTCCAAATAAAGTTATAAAAAGGATGTACCACTTTGCGTGATGCATCCTTTTTGTAACTTTATGCTTCTATCTTTTTTCTTCAAGTACTGCTGTAAGCTTGGAAATACTTGTTGCAAGTTGCTCCATTTTGCCTTCTAGCCTTACCAAAAGGTACATTGAGAGGACAATAGGGAAGCCTACGTTGCCAACTTGGACCAAGAGCTCTTCCATAGAGGGGGTCTCCTTTCCTAGAAATTTTGATATTTTTATCTGTAGGTTACGGGTCGCAGGGAGAGTTTAGGATTTTCCAGTTGCTCGCTTGCGTAGTTCTAAAAATCTAAGTACCCTCTTCAAATGAACAGTCGAAACTCGCGAATTATAAAATTTGTAGACAAATTTTATAATTGCTGCTCAAACAGTCTCCTTAAAGACCATTTGAATAGGCTACTAAGATTTTCTTTACGAACTACTCCAGAGGCAACTTCCAAACCCTAAACTCTCCCTGCTAGGCTATGAAATATTTAAAGAAAAATAGTTTTCGATCAGTCCACCACTGTCAAAACGCCTTTGATCTAAAGCCCCCTTGCATATCTTACCGGACTTCGTCAACTTTCTTTGCAAAAGCTTTTACGAACGGCGTTATGCCCCTTTGCTAAAAAATAAAGCAGGGCAGGCTTTAGGGGCCGCCCTGCTCTATTTTGGGGTGATTATATGAGGGAAATGTTTTCAACTTGCTGTGTCACGTATTTTGCTGTAAGTTTTTCAGTTACAAGATCTCCGTCGCCGTAGCCGCCTGCTGCTATCATTGTATCCATAGCTGTTGAGATATCTTGCCCCGTAATCCCGTTGCTTGGTTTTGTAATTGTTAAACTTACTTCTTTATTACCTGCTGTTTTAAAGGTAAGTACCAGTGATTTTTTTGTAATCTCTGCCATTTGTATGCCTCCTTTCATGAAATATTGGGTTTATAGCTTACTCAGCTATAAGGATTGTCTCTACTACTTTGGTAAGGTTTGTCACTTCCTCTTGCTGCAGACTCGCTACCGCGCCGCCTATTGCATAGAGTGCATCGTCGGTTGCACTTTGGCTGCAGTTTGAGACTGTCTGCGAACCTTTGTTAAGCTTTAAGATGAGCTTAACACCTTTTACTTCTGCTGTTACTGCCATATCTTTCACCTCCTTTAGTGGTTATTCACTTTATATATGTTACGAGGAGGCATGTTTCCCTAATGAACAAGGAATTTTTTTAGGGACTATTTTTGGGGACGGTTCTTTAATATTGGGATATAAAAAACTGATCTATAGGAATTATGTGTTCCTATAGATCAGTTTTTATAATCTTTTTAATAAATTTTAAACTTTTAAGCAAAAAGAGAAATAATAAGTGCCGCTATAAAGCCTACGCCTCCTACGAGGGTTTCCATTACTGTCCAAGATTTTAGGGTTGTTTTTTCATCGATATCAAATAAGGATTTAACCAACCAGAAGCCTGAATCGTTGAAGTGACTCATTACAGTTGCACCGCCGGCTATAGCTGAAACCATTGCTGCCAGGTGAAGTTGTGAAAGGTTTGCGATCTCCGGCATAGAAGCCATAACGCCCGCTGCCATTGTCATGGCTACCGTTGCTGAACCTACAGATATTCTTACAAGCGCTGCAACAACAAAAGCTACGACGATAAGCGGCAGGCTGCTTACAGCTACTAGATCACCGATCATCTGTCCAAGGCCTGAGTCTTGAAGCATCCATCTGAGGACTCCACCACCTGCTGTAACAAGTAAAATCATACCTGTAGGTGCAAGTGATTTTGTCATAATCTTTTCGAGTTCTTCTCTTGTATAACCATGCTTAACCCCTAGTATAAACATTGCAACAAGGGTAGCTATTGTTAATGAAATAAAAGGTGTCCCTATAAACTTAAAGAATGGTGCTACACCGCTAAGTGCAGGAATAACTCCTGAAACTGTATTTAATAAGATAAGTACAAGTGGAATAAAGATAATCGTAACTACCGTTATAAATTTAGGAAGTTTTGATTCATCATAATCTGGTGTATCCGCTATACTTTTAGGTACAGGCACATATATCTTACTGCCTATGTAATTACCAAATATAGGTCCTGCTACAATCATCGCACAAGTTCCGACAACAAGACCCACAGCAATAACAAGCCCTAAATCTACATTTAACATGGTCGCCACAAGTACTGGCCCTGGTGTTGGCGGAATAAAAGCATGTCCTACCGCAAGACCTGCAAGAAGCGGAATACCATAACAAAGCGCTGATTTCTTAGTACTTTTTGCGAGACTAAATGCAAGAGGAATCAATATAATAAGCCCTGCATCAAAAAACACTGGCATTGAAATAACAAGTCCTGTAATACCAAGCGCCCAAGCTGCTTTATTATCACCAAACTTCCTTACCATAGTGAGTGCAATACGCTGCGCCCCGCCCGATATCTCAAGAATAGCTCCAAACATCGAGCCAAGACCTACAAGCAGCGCAATCCCCTGCAAAGTACTGCCAATACCCTTTTCAATCGTCGCCGTAATCATCGGATAAGGCATACCTACACTTACCCCTATCACTACCGCACTAATAATAATCGCAACAACCGCCTGCAGCTTAAAGACAATAATAAGCAGCAATAGTACCGCCATCCCAATCACTGCCGCCATAATAAGTCTCTCTGGCGACGCTATAAACTCCTGTGCCATAATAAATCCCTCTCCCTTTTAATTATTTTAGTTAGTTTCAAGTCTTTATTCTTAAATCATTTTCTTTCACTCTAAAGGGTAAGAATACTCGCCAAGTGAAAGTATATATGGAGGCTTCTCCGCAGGATTTTTAGAAAACTCTTAGAGAGGGTGTCTCATCTGCTCTTAGCCCTACTGTTTGAGCAAATAAGCGCCTTTCTTATTTGCGAGTTTAGGGCGTTAGATGAGATGCCTGAACTTAGAGTTTTCAAAAATCCGAGGACCAAAGCCGGAAGATAT
This genomic window from Cellulosilyticum sp. I15G10I2 contains:
- a CDS encoding YvrJ family protein codes for the protein MEELLVQVGNVGFPIVLSMYLLVRLEGKMEQLATSISKLTAVLEEKR
- a CDS encoding DUF2922 domain-containing protein; translation: MAEITKKSLVLTFKTAGNKEVSLTITKPSNGITGQDISTAMDTMIAAGGYGDGDLVTEKLTAKYVTQQVENISLI
- a CDS encoding DUF1659 domain-containing protein is translated as MAVTAEVKGVKLILKLNKGSQTVSNCSQSATDDALYAIGGAVASLQQEEVTNLTKVVETILIAE
- a CDS encoding GntP family permease, which gives rise to MAQEFIASPERLIMAAVIGMAVLLLLIIVFKLQAVVAIIISAVVIGVSVGMPYPMITATIEKGIGSTLQGIALLVGLGSMFGAILEISGGAQRIALTMVRKFGDNKAAWALGITGLVISMPVFFDAGLIILIPLAFSLAKSTKKSALCYGIPLLAGLAVGHAFIPPTPGPVLVATMLNVDLGLVIAVGLVVGTCAMIVAGPIFGNYIGSKIYVPVPKSIADTPDYDESKLPKFITVVTIIFIPLVLILLNTVSGVIPALSGVAPFFKFIGTPFISLTIATLVAMFILGVKHGYTREELEKIMTKSLAPTGMILLVTAGGGVLRWMLQDSGLGQMIGDLVAVSSLPLIVVAFVVAALVRISVGSATVAMTMAAGVMASMPEIANLSQLHLAAMVSAIAGGATVMSHFNDSGFWLVKSLFDIDEKTTLKSWTVMETLVGGVGFIAALIISLFA